The genomic DNA CGCGCTCGACGGCGACGGTGACGAAGTCATCGACGACTGCGACTGCAACGAGAACGGTCGCCTGGACATCGTCGAGATCCAGGAGTTCGCGATCTTCGACCAGGCCACCGGGATCTACCTCCGAGCGGAGGGAACCAACGACCTCGGTCAGGACATCATCGACGCCAACGGCAACGGCGTGCTCGACCAGTGCGAGGAACAGGCGGCGGCCGATCAGCTGCTGGCTCCGATCAACGGACGGGTCGTCGGCTCGGATCGCTAGGCCCCGACCCCGACCCCACCGCTGTTCACGGAAGAGGGGCCCCGGCATCACGCCGGGGCCCCCTTCTTCGTCTCCCACCTCCGGCCGATCGCCGGGCGATCAGAGGCCCAGGTACTGCTTCACGTCGTCGACGCGATCGAGGCGCTCCCACGTGAAGGCGTCGTCGCTACCCGGCCGGCCGAAGTGACCGTAGGCCGCGGTGCGCCGGTACATCGGGCGCTTGAGGTCCAGCGAAGTGATGATCCCGTTCGGCGTCAGCTTCCAGAGCTCCCGGACACAGGCCTCGATCTTCTCCTCGTCGGCCCGGGCCGTCCCGAAGCTCTCGACGCGCACCGACACCGGCTCGGCCACGCCGATGGCGTAGGCCAGCTGTACCTCGATGCGGTCGGCGGCGCCGGCGGCCACGAGGTTCTTGGCCACGTGGCGCGCCGCGTAGCAAGCGGAGCGATCGACCTTGCTCGGGTCCTTGCCGCTGAAGGCGCCCCCACCGTGGCGGCCCATGCCCCCGTAGGTGTCGACGATGATCTTGCGCCCGGTCAGCCCGGCATCGGCCTGGGGACCGCCCAGCACGAAGCGGCCGGTCGGGTTCACATGGATCCGCGTGGTGTCCATGGAGTACTCGAGGCCACTGTCGTCGAGAACGGGTCGGACCACGGCCGCCACCATGTCCTCGCGGATGCGATCGAGCTTGGCGGCCTCATCGTGCTGGGTCGAGAGCACCACGGTGTGGCAACGAACGGCCCGCTCGCCATCGTACTCGACGGTCACCTGGGTCTTGCCGTCCGGGCGCAGGTAGGGATGACGGCCAT from Candidatus Krumholzibacteriia bacterium includes the following:
- the metK gene encoding methionine adenosyltransferase, which produces MSEKQLFTSESVTEGHPDKVADAISDTVVDAILEADPNGRVACETMVTTGLALLAGEISTNTYVDIPKLVRGTIKAIGYTDASYGFDYETCAVMTSIDEQSGDIAQGVDRESPEEQGAGDQGMMFGYATTETDAYMPMPIHLAHRMSQRLAEVRKDGRHPYLRPDGKTQVTVEYDGERAVRCHTVVLSTQHDEAAKLDRIREDMVAAVVRPVLDDSGLEYSMDTTRIHVNPTGRFVLGGPQADAGLTGRKIIVDTYGGMGRHGGGAFSGKDPSKVDRSACYAARHVAKNLVAAGAADRIEVQLAYAIGVAEPVSVRVESFGTARADEEKIEACVRELWKLTPNGIITSLDLKRPMYRRTAAYGHFGRPGSDDAFTWERLDRVDDVKQYLGL